In a single window of the Thunnus thynnus chromosome 9, fThuThy2.1, whole genome shotgun sequence genome:
- the cul4b gene encoding cullin-4B yields MFPTGLSSPNPPPPPTQEARPAATDVKHDSGNITSPKKRKINGSEREDTTDTISSSPPKTLNSSSSSSSSCSPTPLHIQKKLRFEDSVDFIGLDVKMAEEAAAAAAAASAAASCSNNKSKAVFLSGGGGGGGGVGHHANGLTKTAGSATFSNSKPGAAKKLVIKNFKEKPKLPENYTQETWQKLKEAVEAIQNSTSIKYNLEELYQAVENLCSHKISAKLYKQLRAVCEDHIKAQIDQFREDALDSVLFLKKIDKCWQDHCRQMIMIRSIFLFLDRTYVLQNSMLPSIWDMGLELFRFYIISDLKVQSKTIDGILLLIERERNGEAIDRSLLRSLLSMLSDLQIYQDSFEQRFLEETNRLYAAEGQRLMQEREVPEYLHHVNKRLEEEADRVITYLDQSTQKPLIATVEKQLLGEHLTATLQKGLTHLLDENRIQDLSLLYQLFSRVRGGVQVLLQHWIEYIKAFGSTIVINPEKDKTMVQELLDFKDKVDHIIDVCFMKNEKFVNAMKEAFETFINKRPNKPAELIAKHVDSKLRAGNKEATDEELEKMLDKIMIIFRFIYGKDVFEAFYKKDLAKRLLVGKSASVDAEKSMLSKLKHECGAAFTSKLEGMFKDMELSKDIMVQFKQYMQCQNIPGNIELTVNILTMGYWPTYVPMEVHLPPEMVRLQEIFKTFYLGKHSGRKLQWQSTLGHCVLKAEFKEGKKELQVSLFQTLVLLMFNEGEEFTLEEIKLATGIEDSELRRTLQSLACGKARVLTKIPKSKDVEDGDKFSCNDDFKHKLFRIKINQIQMKETVEEQASTTERVFQDRQYQIDAAIVRIMKMRKTLSHNLLMSEVYNQLKFPVKPADLKKRIESLIDRDYMERDKENPNQYNYVA; encoded by the exons atgtttccaacAGGTTTATCTTCCCCTAATCCCCCACCACCGCCAACCCAGGAGGCAAGACCAGCGGCTACTGATGTCAAACACGACAGCGGTAACATCACATCTCCgaagaagaggaaaataaacGGCTCAGAGAGGGAAGATACAACCGACACCATCTCCTCTTCGCCTCCCAAGACCCTgaattcctcctcttcctcctcttcctcctgctctcccACTCCGCTGCACATTCAGAAGAAGTTGAGGTTTGAGGATTCAGTGGATTTCATTGGACTGGATGTGAAAAtggctgaggaggctgctgctgctgctgccgctgcttctgctgctgcttcgtGCTCCAATAACAAAAGCAAAGCCGTGTTCCTGTccggcggcggtggcggcggtGGCGGCGTGGGGCACCATGCAAACGGACTGACGAAAACCGCAGGCTCCGCCACATTCTCCAACAGTAAACCCGGTGCTGCCAAGAAACTAGTCATCAAGAACTTCAAAG AAAAACCCAAATTGCCAGAGAACTACACACAGGAGACCTGGCAGAAGCTGAAGGAGGCGGTGGAGGCCATACAGAACAGCACTTCAATCAAGTACAATCTAGAGGAGCTCTACCAG GCTGTTGAGAACCTGTGCTCCCATAAGATATCTGCCAAGCTTTACAAGCAGCTGAGGGCTGTGTGTGAAGACCACATCAAGGCACAGATTGATCAATTCAGAGA GGATGCCCTGGACAGTGTGCTTTTCCTGAAGAAAATTGACAAGTGCTGGCAAGATCACTGCAGACAAATG ATCATGATTAGgagtatatttttgtttttggatcGCACCTATGTTTTACAAAATTCAATGCTGCCATCAATCTG GGACATGGGTCTGGAGCTGTTCAGGTTCTACATCATCAGTGACCTGAAGGTCCAGAGTAAAACCATCGACGGGATTCTGCTGCTCATCGAGAGGGAGCGAAATGGAGAGGCGATAGATCGCAGTCTGCTGAGGAGCCTGCTGAGCATGCTCTCTGACCTGCAG ATTTATCAAGACTCCTTTGAACAACGCTTTTTGGAGGAAACTAATCGCCTGTACGCTGCAGAGGGACAGAGGCTGATGCAGGAGAGAGAG GTACCAGAATATCTCCATCATGTCAACAAACGCTTGGAGGAAGAAGCTGACAGAGTCATCACATATCTAGACCAGAGCACACA AAAACCTCTCATTGCTACTGTGGAGAAGCAGTTGCTGGGTGAACATCTCACTGCTACTCTGCAAAAAG GGCTGACTCACCTGCTGGATGAAAACAGAATTCAGGATCTGTCTCTTCTCTATCAGCTCTTCAGTCGAGTGCGAGGCGGTGTTCAGGTCCTCCTGCAGCACTGGATAGAGTACATAAAG GCTTTTGGAAGCACAATTGTAATCAAtccagaaaaagacaaaactatgGTGCAAGAGTTGCTGGACTTCAAAGACAAGGTGGATCACATCATCGACGTGTGCTTCATGAAGAACGAGAAGTTTGTCAACGCCATGAAAGAGGCTTTCGAAACATTCATCAATAAACGGCCAAATAAACCTGCAGAGCTCATAG CAAAACACGTGGACTCAAAACTAAGAGCAGGAAACAAAGAGGCAACAGATGAAGAGCTGGAAAAGATGCTGGATAAGATCATGATTATCTTTAGATTCATCTACG gtAAAGATGTTTTTGAAGCCTTTTACAAGAAGGATCTGGCCAAGAGGTTACTGGTTGGAAAAAGCGCCTCTGTGGATGCTGAAAAATCAATGTTGTCAAAACTGAAACACG AATGTGGAGCGGCGTTCACAAGCAAACTGGAAGGAATGTTCAAAGATATGGAGCTTTCTAAAGACATCATGGTGCAGTTCAAACAG TATATGCAGTGCCAAAACATTCCTGGCAACATCGAGCTGACGGTGAACATCCTCACTATGGGTTACTGGCCAACATATGTCCCGATGGAAGTGCACCTGCCCCCTGAG ATGGTGCGACTGCAAGAGATCTTCAAGACCTTCTACCTGGGCAAACACAGTGGCAGGAAGCTCCAGTGGCAATCAACACTAGGCCATTGTGTCTTAAAAGCAGAATTTAAAGAG GGCAAGAAGGAGCTGCAGGTGTCACTTTTCCAAACACTTGTGCTACTGATGTTTAATGAAGGAGAGGAGTTcactctggaggagatcaaacTGGCAACAGGAATAG AGGACAGTGAACTGCGTCGGACTCTGCAATCACTCGCGTGTGGAAAAGCACGTGTTCTCACCAAAATCCCAAAAAGCAAAGACGTGGAGGACGGGGACAAGTTTTCTTGCAACGACGACTTCAAACACAAGCTCTTCAGAATCAAAATTAACCAGATCCAGATGAAAGAAACG GTGGAGGAGCAGGCCAGCACCACAGAAAGGGTCTTTCAGGATCGGCAGTATCAGATTGATGCTGCCATTGTGCGGATCATGAAGATGAGGAAGACTCTGAGTCATAATCTTTTGATGTCCGAGGTGTACAACCAGCTCAAGTTCCCTGTCAAG CCTGCTGACTTGAAGAAGAGGATAGAGTCTCTTATCGACAGGGACTATATGGAGCGTGACAAGGAGAACCCCAACCAGTACAACTATGTGGcttag
- the lamp2 gene encoding lysosome-associated membrane glycoprotein 2 isoform X1, with translation MSRYAAFVLFLALGIEIHVSHGTEVSVNDKDGKLCLYANLMVNFSVSYEVASNKNETVEFELPSQVPTNGSACDATSSTLKLNFGEGHSWSMNFAVKENTYQADSITFSYNLGDSTVFPNSVSNETASVTMKPHITDVGLDTCYSCKSKDMIQSDSVNQTLWNVLIQAFVSNGSKSDNLTTCAADVPATTIAPTAAPTPTTTPTTTTAVPVTNSTSPAPPPTTTPTPTLPSPTTGKYSIKPDENSTACLLADFGLRIGFKQGDKYQEMNLDPNGTVASGSCGVNSSELVLVSNSMTIMFTFANDTKKFRLHALNVTAKPSSGVVFSEVNSNLSLWEAAVGSSYMCNKEQNYTITNLLTIFTFDLQIQPFGVKKGVFSTAEECQGDAESFLVPIAVGVALLVLILVVLLAYFIGRKRNMASGYESF, from the exons ATGTCCCGATATGCTGCATTTGTGTTATTCCTCGCACTCGGAATTG aaatCCATGTGTCGCATGGTACCGAGGTGTCGGTCAATGACAAAGACGGCAAGTTATGCCTGTATGCAAATCTAATGGTCAACTTCTCAGTCTCATATGAAGTCGCCAGCAATAAG AATGAAACAGTTGAGTTTGAACTTCCTAGTCAAGTCCCAACCAATGGAAGTGCTTGTGATGCCACAAGCTCAACGCTGAAGCTCAATTTTGGAGAAGGACACTCCTGGAGCATGAACTTCGCCgtgaaagaaaatacatacCAGGCGGACTCCATCACGTTTTCCTACAATCTCGGCGACTCAACCGTCTTCCCCAATTCTGTGTCAAATG aAACCGCATCAGTGAccatgaagcctcatattacaGACGTAGGCTTGGACACCTGCTACTCTTGCAAGAGTAAAGACATGATCCAGTCCGACTCTGTCAATCAGACTCTATGGAACGTGCTCATACAGGCTTTTGTCAGTAACGGCAGCAAGAGTGACAACC TCACCACTTGTGCCGCTGATGTGCCCGCGACCACCATTGCCCCCACTGCTGctcccacccccaccaccactccTACCACTACCACAGCGGTTCCTGTCACAAACTCGACttcccctgctcctcctcctacGACCACCCCgacccccaccctcccatcACCCACCACTGGGAAGTACAGCATCAAGCCAGATGAGAACAGCACAGCCTGCCTGTTGGCCGACTTCGGCCTGCGGATTGGTTTCAAGCAAGGAGAC AAATATCAGGAGATGAACTTGGATCCTAATGGGACCGTCGCCTCTGGATCATGTGGAGTCAACAGCAGTGAGCTGGTGTTGGTGTCCAACTCAATGACCATCATGTTCACCTTTGCCAAT GACACAAAGAAATTCCGCCTACATGCTCTGAACGTCACCGCAAAACCAAGCTCCG GCGTAGTGTTTTCTGAGGTGAACAGCAACCTGAGTCTGTGGGAGGCCGCCGTCGGCAGCTCCTACATGTGTAATAAGGAGCAGAACTACACCATCACCAACCTGCTCACCATCTTCACCTTCGACCTGCAAATTCAACCCTTTGGAGTGAAGAAGGGTGTTTTCAGTACAG CTGAGGAATGCCAGGGTGATGCGGAGAGCTTCCTTGTTCCCATAGCTGTCGGAGTGGCCCTGCTTGTTCTCATTCTTGTCGTTCTGCTGGCCTATTTCATcggaagaaagagaaacatggCCAGCGGCTATGAGTCTTTCTAG
- the lamp2 gene encoding lysosome-associated membrane glycoprotein 2 isoform X2 has product MSRYAAFVLFLALGIEIHVSHGTEVSVNDKDGKLCLYANLMVNFSVSYEVASNKNETVEFELPSQVPTNGSACDATSSTLKLNFGEGHSWSMNFAVKENTYQADSITFSYNLGDSTVFPNSVSNETASVTMKPHITDVGLDTCYSCKSKDMIQSDSVNQTLWNVLIQAFVSNGSKSDNLTTCAADVPATTIAPTAAPTPTTTPTTTTAVPVTNSTSPAPPPTTTPTPTLPSPTTGKYSIKPDENSTACLLADFGLRIGFKQGDKYQEMNLDPNGTVASGSCGVNSSELVLVSNSMTIMFTFANDTKKFRLHALNVTAKPSSGVVFSEVNSNLSLWEAAVGSSYMCNKEQNYTITNLLTIFTFDLQIQPFGVKKGVFSTAEECFLDSDLSFLVPIAVGVALSFLIILVLISYLIGRRKSRTGYQSV; this is encoded by the exons ATGTCCCGATATGCTGCATTTGTGTTATTCCTCGCACTCGGAATTG aaatCCATGTGTCGCATGGTACCGAGGTGTCGGTCAATGACAAAGACGGCAAGTTATGCCTGTATGCAAATCTAATGGTCAACTTCTCAGTCTCATATGAAGTCGCCAGCAATAAG AATGAAACAGTTGAGTTTGAACTTCCTAGTCAAGTCCCAACCAATGGAAGTGCTTGTGATGCCACAAGCTCAACGCTGAAGCTCAATTTTGGAGAAGGACACTCCTGGAGCATGAACTTCGCCgtgaaagaaaatacatacCAGGCGGACTCCATCACGTTTTCCTACAATCTCGGCGACTCAACCGTCTTCCCCAATTCTGTGTCAAATG aAACCGCATCAGTGAccatgaagcctcatattacaGACGTAGGCTTGGACACCTGCTACTCTTGCAAGAGTAAAGACATGATCCAGTCCGACTCTGTCAATCAGACTCTATGGAACGTGCTCATACAGGCTTTTGTCAGTAACGGCAGCAAGAGTGACAACC TCACCACTTGTGCCGCTGATGTGCCCGCGACCACCATTGCCCCCACTGCTGctcccacccccaccaccactccTACCACTACCACAGCGGTTCCTGTCACAAACTCGACttcccctgctcctcctcctacGACCACCCCgacccccaccctcccatcACCCACCACTGGGAAGTACAGCATCAAGCCAGATGAGAACAGCACAGCCTGCCTGTTGGCCGACTTCGGCCTGCGGATTGGTTTCAAGCAAGGAGAC AAATATCAGGAGATGAACTTGGATCCTAATGGGACCGTCGCCTCTGGATCATGTGGAGTCAACAGCAGTGAGCTGGTGTTGGTGTCCAACTCAATGACCATCATGTTCACCTTTGCCAAT GACACAAAGAAATTCCGCCTACATGCTCTGAACGTCACCGCAAAACCAAGCTCCG GCGTAGTGTTTTCTGAGGTGAACAGCAACCTGAGTCTGTGGGAGGCCGCCGTCGGCAGCTCCTACATGTGTAATAAGGAGCAGAACTACACCATCACCAACCTGCTCACCATCTTCACCTTCGACCTGCAAATTCAACCCTTTGGAGTGAAGAAGGGTGTTTTCAGTACAG ctgagGAATGCTTCCTGGACTCTGATTTGAGCTTTTTGGTGCCCATTGCAGTGGGCGTGGCGCTCAGCTTCCTAATCATCCTTGTGCTTATCTCTTACCTCATTGGTCGGAGGAAGAGTCGCACTGGCTACCAGTCTGTATAA
- the lamp2 gene encoding lysosome-associated membrane glycoprotein 2 isoform X3: protein MSRYAAFVLFLALGIEIHVSHGTEVSVNDKDGKLCLYANLMVNFSVSYEVASNKNETVEFELPSQVPTNGSACDATSSTLKLNFGEGHSWSMNFAVKENTYQADSITFSYNLGDSTVFPNSVSNETASVTMKPHITDVGLDTCYSCKSKDMIQSDSVNQTLWNVLIQAFVSNGSKSDNLTTCAADVPATTIAPTAAPTPTTTPTTTTAVPVTNSTSPAPPPTTTPTPTLPSPTTGKYSIKPDENSTACLLADFGLRIGFKQGDKYQEMNLDPNGTVASGSCGVNSSELVLVSNSMTIMFTFANDTKKFRLHALNVTAKPSSGVVFSEVNSNLSLWEAAVGSSYMCNKEQNYTITNLLTIFTFDLQIQPFGVKKGVFSTAHECSLDDTSILIPIIVGAALAGLILIVVIAYVIGRRKTYVGYQTL, encoded by the exons ATGTCCCGATATGCTGCATTTGTGTTATTCCTCGCACTCGGAATTG aaatCCATGTGTCGCATGGTACCGAGGTGTCGGTCAATGACAAAGACGGCAAGTTATGCCTGTATGCAAATCTAATGGTCAACTTCTCAGTCTCATATGAAGTCGCCAGCAATAAG AATGAAACAGTTGAGTTTGAACTTCCTAGTCAAGTCCCAACCAATGGAAGTGCTTGTGATGCCACAAGCTCAACGCTGAAGCTCAATTTTGGAGAAGGACACTCCTGGAGCATGAACTTCGCCgtgaaagaaaatacatacCAGGCGGACTCCATCACGTTTTCCTACAATCTCGGCGACTCAACCGTCTTCCCCAATTCTGTGTCAAATG aAACCGCATCAGTGAccatgaagcctcatattacaGACGTAGGCTTGGACACCTGCTACTCTTGCAAGAGTAAAGACATGATCCAGTCCGACTCTGTCAATCAGACTCTATGGAACGTGCTCATACAGGCTTTTGTCAGTAACGGCAGCAAGAGTGACAACC TCACCACTTGTGCCGCTGATGTGCCCGCGACCACCATTGCCCCCACTGCTGctcccacccccaccaccactccTACCACTACCACAGCGGTTCCTGTCACAAACTCGACttcccctgctcctcctcctacGACCACCCCgacccccaccctcccatcACCCACCACTGGGAAGTACAGCATCAAGCCAGATGAGAACAGCACAGCCTGCCTGTTGGCCGACTTCGGCCTGCGGATTGGTTTCAAGCAAGGAGAC AAATATCAGGAGATGAACTTGGATCCTAATGGGACCGTCGCCTCTGGATCATGTGGAGTCAACAGCAGTGAGCTGGTGTTGGTGTCCAACTCAATGACCATCATGTTCACCTTTGCCAAT GACACAAAGAAATTCCGCCTACATGCTCTGAACGTCACCGCAAAACCAAGCTCCG GCGTAGTGTTTTCTGAGGTGAACAGCAACCTGAGTCTGTGGGAGGCCGCCGTCGGCAGCTCCTACATGTGTAATAAGGAGCAGAACTACACCATCACCAACCTGCTCACCATCTTCACCTTCGACCTGCAAATTCAACCCTTTGGAGTGAAGAAGGGTGTTTTCAGTACAG CCCATGAATGTTCATTGGATGACACCAGCATCTTAATCCCAATCATTGTTGGCGCTGCTCTGGCTGGCTTGATTCTCATTGTAGTGATCGCTTACGTGATTGGTCGAAGAAAGACTTATGTTGGATATCAGACCCTTTAA